In Lysobacterales bacterium, the genomic stretch GCGACCGCCTCGGCGATCGCTGCGGTGCCGGCGGTGCGCGAGGCGCTGGTCGACAAGCAACGCTCGTTCCGGCAGGCGCCAGGGCTGGTCGCGGACGGGCGCGATATGGGTACGGTCATCTTCGCCGATGCCGTGCTCAAGGTGTTCCTGACCGCGAGCGCCGAGGAGCGCGCGGAGAGGCGATATAAGCAGTTGAAGCAAAAGGGCTTCGAGGTTACACTCTCGGCCCTTTTGCGCGAGATCCTCGCGCGGGACGCCCGCGACGCCGAGCGTCCGGTGGCACCGCTCAAGCCCGCAGCCGATGCGATCCTGATCGACACCACCGGCATCGGCATCGATGAACTGGTGGAGCGCGTGCTGGCCCTGGTTCCGACGAACCTGGTCTGACATCGACCCGCCGCCGACTCGGCGCAGACGTGGTTCCGGCTCCGGCCGGGTATTCGCAACGGCGGCAACGCCATCCACCCAAGCCCGTCGTGGTCCGCGCAGCGGTCCGACGGTTCATCCCCATTGGAACCCAACATGACCGAAAGTTTTGCTGAACTGTTTGAACTGAGCCAAGCCTCGTTGTCGCGCCTGAAGCCGGGCAGCATCGTGACTGGCATCGTGGTCGAAGTGCGCACCGACGTGGTCGTCATCCACGCCGGACTGAAGTCCGAAGGCATCGTGCCGATCGAGCAGTTCAGGAACGACCTGGGCGAGATCGACGTGGCCGTCGGCGATGAGGTCAAGGTCGCGCTCGATTCGCTGGAGAACGGATTCGGCGAAACCGTGCTGTCGCGCGAGAAGGCCAAGCGCTCGATGGTCTGGGACGAACTCGAGAAGGCGCTGGAAGCCAACGCCACGGTCAACGGTCGCATCAGCGGCAAGGTCAAGGGCGGCTTCACCGTCGACATCGGCGACGTCCGCGCGTTCCTGCCGGGTTCGCTGGTCGATGTGCGCCCGGTGCGCGACACCAGCTACCTCGAGGGCAAGGAACTCGAGTTCAAGATCATCAAGCTCGATCGCAAGCGCAACAACGTCGTGGTCTCGCGCCGCGCCGTGGTCGAGAGCGAGTTCAGCGCCGAGCGCGAACAGCTGATGGAGCGCCTGCAGGAAAACGCCGTGGTCAAGGGCGTGGTCAAGAACCTCACCGATTACGGCGCATTCGTCGACCTCGGTGGCATCGATGGCCTGCTGCACATCACCGACATGGCCTGGAAGCGCGTGCGCCATCCCTCCGAAGTGGTTGAAGTCGGCCAGGAACTCGATGTGCGCGTGCTCAAGTTCGACCGCGAGCGCAACCGCGTTTCGCTCGGACTCAAGCAGCTCGGCGAAGATCCCTGGGTCAACATCGCGCGCCGCTATCCGTCGAGTTCGCGCGTGTTCGGCAAGGTCTCCAACGTCACCGACTACGGCTGCTTCGTCGAGCTGGAACCGGGCGTCGAAGGCCTGGTGCATGTCTCGGAAATGGACTGGACCAACAAGAACGTCAACCCGGGCAAGATGGTCCAGGTCGGCGACGAGTCGGAAGTCATGGTGCTGGACGTGGACGAAGAGCGCCGCCGCATCTCGCTCGGCATGAAGCAGTGCACGAGCAATCCGTGGGAAACCTTTGCCGCCATGAACAAGAAGGGCGACAAGGTCTCCGGCACGATCAAGTCGATCACCGACTTCGGCGTGTTCATCGGCCTCGACGGCGGCATCGATGGTCTGATCCATCTGTCCGACATCTCCTGGCAGGGCACCGGCGAAGACCTCGTGCGCAACTTCAAGAAGGGTGAGAACCTGGATGCAGTCGTGCTCGCCGTCGATCCGGAACGTGAGCGCATCTCGCTCGGCATCAAGCAGCTCGAACAGGATCCGTTCGCCTCGTTCATGGCCAACAACCCGCGTGGTTCGGTGGTCAAGGGCACGGTCAAGGAAGTCGATGCGCGCGGTGCGACCATCGACCTCGGCGAGGGTGTCGAGGGTTACCTGCGAGCCAACGACATCGCCAAGGAGCGCATCGAGGACGCGACCACGCGCCTGAAGGTGGGCGACGAAGTCGAAGCCAAGTTCATCGGCATGGACCGCAAGGGCCGCACGCTGCAGCTGTCGATTCGCGCCAAGGACGAGCAGGAGCTGGCCGACACGCTAGCCGACTATCAGTCGGCAGCGGGCGGCACGACCAAGCTCGGCGCCCTGCTGAAAGAGCAGATGCGCAACAAGTAAGTCCCACTGCACCGCCGGCAGTCACCCTGCCGGCGGTGCTGTTTTTCCACGCAGAACCGTCCGGACCGATATGACGAAATCCGAACTCATCGAAGCCATGGCGCGGCGCCAGATCCATCTCGCGCACCATGACGTAGAACTCGGCGTCAAGGAAATCCTCGAGTACGTGAGCCAGTCGCTGGCGACCGGCGAGCGCATCGAGATTCGCGGCTTCGGCAGCTTTTCGCTGCACTTCCGCCCGCCGCGTGTGGGCCGTAATCCCAAGACCGGCGATTCCGTCGCGCTGCCCGGCAAGTACGTGCCGTACTTCAAGCCCGGCAAGGAACTGCGCGACCGCGTCAACGGCATCGTCTCCGCCGACGGCGCGGACGACTGAGGCCTGCGATGAAGCGCTGGATCGTCATCGTCCTGGCGCTGCTGGTGGCGCTGCTCGCCGCCGCTTTTGCACTGCTGAACGATGCCGTGGTGCATCTCGATTTCCATGTACTGGCGCTGGACGTATCGCTGGGTCTGCTAGTGATGACCAGTCTGCTCGCCGGGTTCCTGCTCGCCAGTGCCACGCTCGCCGTCGCCGTGATCCTCCCACAGCGGCTGCGCATGCGCTCGCTGCAGCGGCAACTCGGCATCGCCCGCCAGGGCGGACCAGCCGCTCCATGACGCTCGATCTGTCGGTACTGGCCCTGCTGGTACTGGCCGCATTCCTCACCGGCTGGATCCTGGCGCGACGCGATCCCGGCGCTGCCGTGGGTGCGCAGGCCGACCGTCTGCGCCGCAACTACTTCCGCGGCTTGAATTATCTGTTGAACGAGCAGCCGGACAAGGCGATCGAGGTGTTCTTGCAGATCGCCGAAATCGACAAGCAGACGGTCGAGACGCACCTGGCACTCGGCAATCTGTTCCGTCGCCGCGGCGAGACCGACCGCGCCATCCGCGTGCACCAGAACCTGATCGCTCGCGCCAATCTGACGTCGGAGCAGAAGTCCTTGGCGCTGCTCGAACTGGGCGAGGACTACATGCGTGCCGGCCTGCTCGATCGCGCCGAGACGTTGTTCACCGATCTGGTCGGCATCGATGCGCATGCGCCGGCGGCGCTGCGTCATCTGATCGCGATCTGCCAGCAGGAACGCGACTGGAAGCGCGCGATCGAACACGCGCGCCGGCTCGAGGAGATCACCGGCGAATCACAGGCGGAACTGGTCAGTCAGTTCCTGTGCGAACTGGCCGAGCACGCGGCGGTGAAACAAGATGCCGAGCAGACCCGCGCCTATCTGACCGAGGCGGTGACGGTGGCGCCGCTGGCGGTGCGTCCGCGCTTGATCGAAGGACGCCTCGCGCACGAACGCCAGGACTGGAGCCGCGCCGCCAATGCCTATGAGCGCGCGGTCGAGAACGACATCGAGTACCTGCCGATCGCGATCGGGCCGCTGCTCGATGCGTTGGAGCAGCTCGACCGACGCGAGTCGATCGACGCCATGCTCGAGGAATCGATGCGCCGCTATCCCGGCATCTCGCCGGTGATCAAGATGACGCGTCGCGTGCGCGACCGCGACGGTGATGAGGCCGCCATTCGCTTTCTTTCCGACCGCCTGAGCAAGAAGCCTTCAGTACGCGGCCTGGCCGAGCTGGTCGATCTGCAATTGAGCGGCCTGCACGGCGACGCCCGCGAACAGCTGGAACGTCTGCGCGACCTGCTCAAGCAGCTGCTCGACGGCCAGGCCTTGTTCCGCTGTTCGCGTTGCGGGTTCAGTGCGCGCGCGCATCACTGGCAGTGCCCGGGCTGCAAGTCGTGGAGCACGATCAAGCCGGTGCACGGCATCGCCGGCAATTGACGTGTCGCTCTGGTGGCTGCCCGCGCTGGCTCTGCTCGTGTCGCCGCTGCTGACCGCGTTGTGGATCCGGCGCGCGCAGCGCCTGCAGTTGCTGGACGCGCCGGAGCGGCGGCGGTTGCATGAAGCACCGACGCCGCGTGGCGGCGGCATCGGCCCGGTCGCCGCGATCCTGCTCGTGCTGCTGGCCCAGCACACGGTGCAGCCCGCTGCACTCGCCGGGTTCTCCTTGCCGCTGATCGCCGGGCTGCTGCTCGCAGCCGGCGTCAGCGCCGCGGACGACCATC encodes the following:
- a CDS encoding (d)CMP kinase, with protein sequence MDRSGIAVVTIDGPSGSGKGTISRAVAEKLGWHFLDSGALYRAVGLAASWADIDLNDHDALARCALETSVQFVDRKGDDPLVFVNGVESSSELRTELAGATASAIAAVPAVREALVDKQRSFRQAPGLVADGRDMGTVIFADAVLKVFLTASAEERAERRYKQLKQKGFEVTLSALLREILARDARDAERPVAPLKPAADAILIDTTGIGIDELVERVLALVPTNLV
- a CDS encoding integration host factor subunit beta, with the protein product MTKSELIEAMARRQIHLAHHDVELGVKEILEYVSQSLATGERIEIRGFGSFSLHFRPPRVGRNPKTGDSVALPGKYVPYFKPGKELRDRVNGIVSADGADD
- the lapB gene encoding lipopolysaccharide assembly protein LapB, with product MTLDLSVLALLVLAAFLTGWILARRDPGAAVGAQADRLRRNYFRGLNYLLNEQPDKAIEVFLQIAEIDKQTVETHLALGNLFRRRGETDRAIRVHQNLIARANLTSEQKSLALLELGEDYMRAGLLDRAETLFTDLVGIDAHAPAALRHLIAICQQERDWKRAIEHARRLEEITGESQAELVSQFLCELAEHAAVKQDAEQTRAYLTEAVTVAPLAVRPRLIEGRLAHERQDWSRAANAYERAVENDIEYLPIAIGPLLDALEQLDRRESIDAMLEESMRRYPGISPVIKMTRRVRDRDGDEAAIRFLSDRLSKKPSVRGLAELVDLQLSGLHGDAREQLERLRDLLKQLLDGQALFRCSRCGFSARAHHWQCPGCKSWSTIKPVHGIAGN
- the rpsA gene encoding 30S ribosomal protein S1, which translates into the protein MTESFAELFELSQASLSRLKPGSIVTGIVVEVRTDVVVIHAGLKSEGIVPIEQFRNDLGEIDVAVGDEVKVALDSLENGFGETVLSREKAKRSMVWDELEKALEANATVNGRISGKVKGGFTVDIGDVRAFLPGSLVDVRPVRDTSYLEGKELEFKIIKLDRKRNNVVVSRRAVVESEFSAEREQLMERLQENAVVKGVVKNLTDYGAFVDLGGIDGLLHITDMAWKRVRHPSEVVEVGQELDVRVLKFDRERNRVSLGLKQLGEDPWVNIARRYPSSSRVFGKVSNVTDYGCFVELEPGVEGLVHVSEMDWTNKNVNPGKMVQVGDESEVMVLDVDEERRRISLGMKQCTSNPWETFAAMNKKGDKVSGTIKSITDFGVFIGLDGGIDGLIHLSDISWQGTGEDLVRNFKKGENLDAVVLAVDPERERISLGIKQLEQDPFASFMANNPRGSVVKGTVKEVDARGATIDLGEGVEGYLRANDIAKERIEDATTRLKVGDEVEAKFIGMDRKGRTLQLSIRAKDEQELADTLADYQSAAGGTTKLGALLKEQMRNK
- a CDS encoding LapA family protein is translated as MKRWIVIVLALLVALLAAAFALLNDAVVHLDFHVLALDVSLGLLVMTSLLAGFLLASATLAVAVILPQRLRMRSLQRQLGIARQGGPAAP